A genomic stretch from Streptomyces fungicidicus includes:
- a CDS encoding MbtH family protein has product MTQPDSTAGAGADAARPDTDEVYLVVRNDEEQYSIWRADREVPAGWHPEGRRGGRQECLDHIGEIWTDMRPLSLRRRLAGADA; this is encoded by the coding sequence ATGACGCAACCCGACTCCACGGCCGGCGCGGGCGCCGACGCGGCCCGTCCGGACACCGACGAGGTCTACCTCGTGGTGCGCAACGACGAGGAGCAGTACTCGATCTGGCGGGCGGACCGCGAGGTTCCGGCCGGTTGGCACCCGGAGGGGAGGCGGGGCGGCCGGCAGGAGTGCCTGGACCACATCGGGGAGATCTGGACGGACATGCGCCCGCTCAGCCTGCGTCGCCGGCTGGCCGGGGCAGATGCCTGA
- a CDS encoding lantibiotic dehydratase has product MSDEHAPVLLPGGGWRLWQEFALRGPGFPADGVLRLAPPGLAEAADKFGPGTDPSGPEWEAFAEELSAAAVDTARHLQDIAGRPRFQAALAWQNPAVLRTGIAPFLRWTPGVDKRSSMPRQREELVAHYWQRFCVKNDTIGFFGPVGWGHWDTAAPHAVSVDAGRDFLAAQEVYFSGWAVDALAKVLAEDAGLMRWIPPRRMSFVRCEDGTVRVPGRPAQPIGELQQAVLRLCDGTRHTAAIAADLDLEPDEVAGVVAELARRRWVAQRLEVPAATHPDLALRRILERVPDETARDRALAKLAVLERGRDAVRDAGTDAAALTAAIGALEADFAALTDSEAQRAKGARTAPCRGLVYSDARRAATATAGPALLEHLEPLQLCLTAARWMTNRFADAIRARLRTVHDRLSADGGPVDLATLWMHTLPSPHPDAGDLIDTAQAELRAKWARILDLPSDARRVRLTTAELADRVRQEFAEPGDGWSLARYISPDVLVVADDADALARGDVDLVLGEMHCALNTMGASLFVHQHPDRDRLLAETTRDFPGPRLLPTLPKELPLRWSTRSRPSLDRPQDHYVTLVDQTGDPHRPNSVPSADVRVEDRDGRLTAVLPDGTVHDVLDAYANTLTQRVMDRFTLRPEGEHTPRITIDRMTVARETWQLPVGEVDFADEKSEATRFVRARHWQRRHDLPRFVFVVSPAEPRPFYVDFDSPVYVTILAKAARRLARKDPDARLKVSEMLPTPEQAWLTDADGHRYTSELRFVAVDLTVTGTREA; this is encoded by the coding sequence ATGTCGGACGAGCACGCACCGGTCCTGCTACCGGGCGGAGGCTGGCGGCTCTGGCAGGAGTTCGCGCTGCGCGGCCCCGGCTTCCCCGCCGACGGCGTGCTGCGCCTGGCCCCGCCCGGACTGGCCGAGGCCGCCGACAAGTTCGGCCCCGGCACCGACCCGTCCGGACCCGAGTGGGAGGCCTTCGCCGAGGAGCTGTCGGCGGCGGCCGTGGACACCGCCCGCCACCTCCAGGACATCGCCGGCCGGCCCCGCTTCCAGGCCGCCCTCGCCTGGCAGAACCCGGCCGTGCTGCGCACCGGCATCGCGCCGTTCCTGCGCTGGACGCCGGGCGTGGACAAGCGCAGCAGCATGCCCCGCCAGCGCGAGGAGCTGGTCGCCCACTACTGGCAGCGGTTCTGCGTCAAGAACGACACCATCGGCTTCTTCGGCCCCGTCGGCTGGGGACACTGGGACACGGCCGCACCGCACGCCGTCTCCGTGGACGCCGGCCGGGACTTCCTCGCCGCACAGGAGGTCTACTTCTCCGGCTGGGCCGTCGACGCCCTCGCCAAGGTGCTCGCAGAGGACGCCGGGCTGATGCGGTGGATCCCGCCGCGCCGGATGTCCTTCGTGCGCTGCGAGGACGGCACGGTACGGGTCCCGGGACGGCCCGCCCAGCCGATCGGGGAACTCCAGCAGGCCGTCCTCCGGCTCTGCGACGGCACCCGGCACACGGCCGCCATCGCCGCCGACCTGGACCTGGAGCCCGACGAGGTCGCCGGCGTCGTGGCGGAACTGGCCCGCCGGCGCTGGGTCGCCCAGCGGCTGGAGGTGCCCGCCGCCACCCACCCCGACCTGGCCCTGCGCCGGATCCTCGAGCGCGTCCCCGACGAGACCGCCCGCGACCGGGCCCTCGCCAAGCTCGCCGTGCTGGAGCGCGGCCGGGACGCCGTCCGCGACGCGGGCACCGACGCCGCCGCGCTGACCGCCGCGATCGGCGCCCTGGAGGCCGACTTCGCCGCCCTCACCGACAGCGAGGCCCAGCGCGCCAAGGGCGCACGCACCGCCCCCTGCCGCGGCCTGGTGTACTCCGACGCCCGGCGCGCCGCCACCGCCACCGCCGGCCCCGCCCTGCTGGAACACCTCGAACCCCTCCAGCTGTGCCTGACCGCGGCCCGCTGGATGACGAACCGCTTCGCCGACGCCATCCGCGCCCGCCTGCGCACCGTCCACGACCGCCTGAGCGCCGACGGCGGCCCGGTGGACCTCGCCACCCTGTGGATGCACACCCTGCCCTCCCCGCACCCCGACGCCGGCGACCTGATCGACACCGCCCAGGCCGAACTGCGCGCCAAATGGGCCCGGATCCTCGACCTGCCCTCCGACGCCCGCCGCGTCCGCCTGACCACGGCCGAGCTGGCCGACCGGGTGCGCCAGGAGTTCGCCGAGCCCGGCGACGGCTGGTCCCTGGCCCGCTACATCAGCCCCGACGTGCTGGTCGTCGCCGACGACGCGGACGCCCTCGCCCGCGGCGACGTCGACCTCGTCCTCGGCGAGATGCACTGCGCGCTCAACACCATGGGCGCCTCCCTCTTCGTCCACCAGCACCCCGACCGCGACCGGCTCCTCGCCGAGACCACCCGCGACTTCCCCGGCCCCCGTCTGCTGCCCACGCTGCCCAAGGAGCTGCCCCTGCGCTGGTCCACCCGCAGCCGGCCCTCCCTGGACCGGCCCCAGGACCACTACGTCACGCTGGTCGACCAGACCGGCGACCCGCACCGCCCGAACTCGGTGCCGAGCGCCGACGTCCGCGTCGAGGACCGGGACGGCCGGCTGACCGCCGTACTGCCCGACGGCACCGTCCACGACGTCCTCGACGCCTACGCCAACACCCTCACCCAGCGCGTCATGGACCGCTTCACGCTCCGCCCCGAGGGCGAGCACACCCCGCGCATCACCATCGACCGCATGACCGTCGCCCGGGAGACCTGGCAACTACCCGTCGGAGAAGTCGACTTCGCCGACGAGAAGAGCGAGGCCACCCGGTTCGTCCGCGCCCGGCACTGGCAGCGCCGGCACGACCTGCCCCGCTTCGTGTTCGTCGTCTCCCCGGCCGAACCCCGCCCCTTCTACGTCGACTTCGACAGCCCCGTGTACGTCACCATCCTCGCCAAGGCGGCCCGCCGGCTCGCCCGCAAGGACCCCGACGCCCGCCTGAAGGTCAGCGAGATGCTGCCCACCCCGGAGCAGGCCTGGCTCACCGACGCCGACGGGCACCGCTACACCTCCGAACTCCGCTTCGTCGCCGTCGACCTGACCGTCACCGGCACCCGGGAGGCGTGA
- a CDS encoding amino acid adenylation domain-containing protein, producing MRTVADDLAAHAARHPARIALDTPAGQVTYGSLAARTDELTLLLRAHGARPETVCAVAVEHGADAVAAMAAVLRCGAAFLTLDVTQPRDRLAAFVRSAGTRLLLTTSAHAPALDTDLPTILLDGPGTPPETAAAPPAPVDPHALAYVSHTSGSTGEPSPVLVEHHALDAYLRDTAHAFGLGPDTVALQAAPLGYDASLRDTFAPLLAGGRLVIVERSRLMRPADFADTVRAHRVTALLSTTPSFLAHLAGQPDLPDPLGGVTLVASSGESLRPFLAAGGRQSVPGALVNQYGPTECTMTTTRHRVPAEPDTAADVVGTPRPGTVVRVLDADLAPVPDGTVGEVYIGGAGLARGYGGRPDRTAESFLPDPYGPPGARLYRTGDLGRWGPGGLTYAGRTDRQVKIRGYRVDPAETEGALLAHPRVSGAVVTAHTDDRGRTYLTAHVTGDLAATKDAQLRAHLARSLPPHLIPRNFRRHDTLPTTRAGKTDRRRLVAGSTR from the coding sequence ATGCGCACCGTCGCCGACGACCTCGCCGCGCACGCCGCCCGCCATCCGGCCCGCATCGCGCTGGACACCCCCGCGGGGCAGGTCACCTACGGAAGCCTCGCCGCACGCACCGACGAGCTGACCCTGCTGCTGCGCGCCCACGGCGCCCGGCCGGAGACGGTGTGCGCCGTCGCCGTCGAGCACGGCGCCGACGCGGTGGCCGCCATGGCCGCGGTCCTGCGCTGCGGAGCCGCCTTCCTCACCCTGGACGTGACCCAGCCCCGCGACCGGCTCGCCGCCTTCGTCCGCAGCGCCGGCACCCGCCTGCTGCTCACCACCTCCGCCCACGCCCCCGCCCTCGACACCGACCTGCCGACGATCCTGCTGGACGGTCCCGGCACCCCGCCGGAAACGGCCGCGGCACCGCCCGCCCCGGTCGATCCGCACGCCCTGGCCTACGTCAGCCACACCTCCGGCAGCACCGGCGAACCCAGCCCCGTCCTCGTCGAGCACCACGCCCTCGACGCCTACCTGCGCGACACCGCCCACGCCTTCGGCCTCGGCCCCGACACGGTGGCCCTCCAGGCGGCCCCGCTCGGCTACGACGCGTCCCTCCGGGACACCTTCGCCCCGCTGCTGGCCGGAGGACGCCTGGTGATCGTGGAACGCTCCCGGCTGATGCGGCCCGCCGACTTCGCCGACACCGTGCGCGCCCACCGGGTCACCGCACTGCTCAGCACCACCCCGTCCTTCCTCGCCCACCTTGCCGGACAACCGGATCTGCCCGACCCGCTGGGCGGCGTCACCCTGGTCGCCTCCAGCGGCGAGTCCCTGCGCCCCTTCCTCGCCGCCGGCGGACGGCAGTCGGTCCCGGGCGCCCTCGTCAACCAGTACGGCCCCACCGAGTGCACCATGACCACCACCCGCCACCGCGTCCCCGCCGAACCCGACACGGCCGCGGACGTCGTCGGAACACCCCGCCCCGGCACGGTCGTCCGGGTGCTCGACGCCGACCTCGCACCCGTCCCCGACGGCACGGTGGGCGAGGTGTACATCGGCGGCGCGGGCCTCGCCCGGGGCTACGGCGGGCGCCCGGACCGCACCGCCGAGAGCTTCCTGCCCGACCCCTACGGCCCGCCCGGCGCCCGCCTCTACCGCACCGGCGACCTCGGGCGGTGGGGCCCGGGCGGCCTCACCTACGCCGGGCGCACCGACCGGCAGGTCAAGATCCGCGGCTACCGCGTGGACCCCGCCGAGACGGAAGGAGCCCTGCTCGCCCACCCCCGCGTCAGCGGCGCCGTGGTAACCGCCCACACCGACGACCGGGGACGCACCTACCTGACGGCCCACGTCACCGGCGACCTGGCCGCCACGAAGGACGCACAGCTGCGCGCCCACCTGGCCCGCTCACTGCCCCCGCACCTGATCCCCCGGAACTTCCGTCGCCACGACACGCTGCCCACCACCCGCGCCGGCAAGACGGACCGCCGCCGGCTGGTCGCGGGGAGCACCCGGTGA
- a CDS encoding Type 1 glutamine amidotransferase-like domain-containing protein yields the protein MTAPEPTIVATSGGHRVGARTRVLFDALVHHAVDLSGVHGRRPRVLYLGTAVGDAEHVTARVGEAARAAGFDLTPLNLFPMPNVEDVEGTVLDHDVVWVMGGSVANLLAVWRVHGLDEILRRAWRAGVVLAGVSAGSLCWYEGGTTDSFGPELRPVTDGLGMLPYGNGVHYDSDGGRRPLIHRLVAEGVFATAHCTDDGVGLVYRGTELVEAVAEQRDKGAYVVFRDGDRAVEERIEPRLLPAPPR from the coding sequence GTGACCGCTCCGGAACCGACCATCGTCGCCACCTCCGGAGGTCATCGCGTCGGCGCACGCACCCGGGTTCTCTTCGACGCCCTGGTCCACCACGCGGTCGATCTCTCCGGTGTGCACGGCAGGCGCCCCCGCGTCCTCTACCTGGGCACGGCGGTGGGCGACGCCGAGCACGTCACGGCGCGGGTGGGCGAGGCCGCCCGGGCGGCGGGCTTCGACCTCACCCCGCTGAACCTCTTCCCGATGCCGAACGTGGAGGACGTAGAGGGCACGGTGCTCGACCACGACGTCGTCTGGGTGATGGGCGGCTCGGTGGCCAACCTGCTCGCCGTGTGGCGGGTGCACGGGCTGGACGAGATCCTGCGGCGCGCATGGCGTGCCGGCGTGGTGCTCGCCGGGGTGAGCGCGGGCTCCCTGTGCTGGTACGAGGGCGGCACCACGGACTCCTTCGGCCCGGAACTCCGGCCGGTCACCGACGGGCTGGGGATGCTGCCGTACGGCAACGGGGTGCACTACGACAGCGACGGGGGCAGGCGCCCGCTGATCCACCGGCTGGTCGCCGAGGGCGTCTTCGCGACGGCGCACTGCACCGACGACGGCGTGGGGCTGGTCTACCGCGGCACCGAGCTGGTCGAGGCGGTGGCGGAGCAGCGGGACAAGGGCGCCTACGTGGTGTTCCGGGACGGCGACCGGGCCGTGGAGGAGCGCATCGAGCCGCGGCTGCTGCCCGCGCCTCCCCGCTGA
- a CDS encoding 4'-phosphopantetheinyl transferase family protein yields MPEPRAGRLLDPPAHAPPTAPSGLLCPAVLDLSGLRQRPRAPGPRGLRGPLELYLAHVGAQDERALRDARELLDAEERARARAFRHDRDRAAYVVAHAALRDVLSVLLGVRAEALPLSREPCAGCGGPHGRPVLRTPGVHFSLSHSGDLVLVALAPAPVGVDVEGLATNRAVLGAQSALHPAEADELALLPAHGRPAAFTRAWVRKEAYLKGLGTGLVRDPALDYVGTGPLPAAPAPGWSVRDVLVPAGYAAAVALRTP; encoded by the coding sequence ATGCCTGAGCCACGGGCGGGCCGGCTTCTGGACCCGCCGGCGCACGCCCCGCCGACGGCTCCGTCCGGGCTGCTGTGCCCGGCCGTGCTGGACCTGTCCGGGCTGCGGCAGCGGCCGCGGGCGCCGGGCCCCCGGGGTCTGCGGGGGCCGCTGGAGCTCTACCTGGCCCATGTCGGAGCCCAGGACGAGCGGGCGCTGCGGGACGCGCGGGAGCTGCTGGACGCGGAGGAACGGGCCCGGGCCCGCGCGTTCCGGCACGACCGCGACCGGGCCGCGTACGTGGTCGCGCACGCGGCGCTGCGGGACGTGCTGAGCGTGCTGCTCGGCGTGCGCGCCGAGGCGCTGCCGCTGTCGCGGGAGCCGTGCGCGGGCTGCGGCGGGCCGCACGGGCGGCCGGTCCTGCGCACCCCCGGTGTGCACTTCTCCCTGTCGCACAGCGGGGACCTGGTGCTGGTGGCGCTCGCCCCGGCGCCGGTCGGCGTCGACGTGGAGGGGCTGGCCACGAACCGGGCGGTGCTTGGTGCCCAGTCGGCGCTGCACCCGGCGGAGGCGGACGAACTGGCGCTGCTGCCCGCGCACGGCCGTCCGGCCGCCTTCACCCGGGCCTGGGTGCGCAAGGAGGCCTATCTGAAGGGCCTGGGCACGGGTCTGGTACGTGATCCGGCGCTGGACTACGTGGGTACCGGGCCGCTGCCGGCCGCCCCGGCGCCGGGGTGGAGCGTACGGGACGTCCTGGTCCCGGCGGGTTACGCGGCGGCGGTGGCCCTGCGGACGCCCTGA
- a CDS encoding response regulator transcription factor, producing MGAPVTVGVVALDPVLEAGTRTTLLACPDLTVCEPVDARVAVLTVDRPGPAELDMVRATRALRHSPAVVLVAGALASGDALHALAAGARGLLPRRDADAPRLAHAVLAASRDDCTLPPRLLEQLLDRPADTRHTPGGWTDGMLSDRERSVLRLLADGHETAEIAQRLAYSPRTVTTVVHDITQRFRLRNRAHAVAYALRAGLL from the coding sequence ATGGGAGCACCCGTAACCGTCGGCGTGGTCGCCCTCGACCCGGTACTGGAAGCCGGCACGCGCACCACCCTGCTGGCCTGCCCGGACCTGACCGTGTGCGAGCCCGTGGACGCGCGGGTCGCCGTCCTCACCGTGGACCGCCCCGGCCCGGCCGAACTCGACATGGTGCGCGCCACCCGCGCGCTGCGGCACAGCCCCGCCGTCGTCCTGGTGGCCGGCGCCCTCGCCTCCGGCGACGCCCTGCACGCCCTCGCCGCGGGCGCCCGCGGCCTGCTGCCGCGCCGGGACGCCGACGCGCCCCGCCTCGCCCACGCGGTACTGGCCGCCTCCCGCGACGACTGCACCCTGCCGCCCCGCCTGCTCGAACAGCTCCTGGACCGCCCGGCCGACACCCGGCACACCCCCGGGGGCTGGACCGACGGCATGCTCTCGGACCGGGAACGCTCGGTGCTGCGGCTGCTCGCCGACGGCCACGAGACGGCCGAGATCGCCCAGCGGCTCGCCTACTCGCCGCGCACCGTTACCACCGTGGTCCACGACATCACCCAGCGGTTCCGGCTGCGCAACCGCGCCCACGCGGTCGCCTACGCGCTCCGGGCGGGCCTGCTGTGA
- the lanM gene encoding type 2 lanthipeptide synthetase LanM family protein translates to MTETASPPTSRSTGLPPSWWAPALSLAERLAAPGLPRVPAEAADGPAPWAVGDAEGFAQRLAHLGVGRATASALAAEPAERLAARVARPGWARYAEAVLAGASPEPAEPAGREGEGPDVFAPVVRPLVADASARLTELLPSDAEQDVWREAFARRLTHQLVRQAARTLVHELDTARRAGRLSGAGPRERFDAFVAAAGTRQGLGALFAARPVLARMLAQTTLDATAATAELAARFAADREDLTTGLLDGRDPGPLTAVDLGLGDAHEGNRSVAVLRFAGQRLVYKPRPLGQHALLDDLVGWLNAKVPGLGLRTPRSVRREAYGWLEFVEHRWCRSVTETDAFYRRQGALLALLYAVDGADMHYENVIACGDQPVLVDAETLLHTGLAQSMTAGADPAAEALRASVHRTCLLPHLLIGEHGALDISALGRCTDGTYPSEGLHWRDSGLDTMRAVRGPLLSPAAHNQPLPAGRPLEGADHRAALLEGFRAAYAALAADGHELLREDGALTVGADRPARLVARATRLYATLLEESTHPSLLGDALAREGVFAVLWTESEHDRARQRLIEHETAALWRGDVPLFTHRPWGTAVRADDGTWLPGLLPVAGMTAVREKIARMDEVDCHDQEWIITATIAARGAGSPLDRPRSELAVEPVPAVAPDASRLLAAACGIADEIAARAVRDGNRTNWLGLERVSGPHWAVLPMGAGLAQGYCGVALFLAHTDALAGAGRYAALAREAVRPLPALLKALADDPELSAAAGPGAYDGLGGIVYAVLRLSALLGPGPADCLPDALTALGHAASASCDPGFGSGTAGALTAAVAVHEATGDPAALRLATTLADRLLGAVSGADGAPHGLAAGFADGAAGIAWALLRYAARLPRETAAHTAAARALLETAPRDTGDVSWSRGLAGAAAVAAHLPSVPGASAGDRPADPDVRPDLSLGQGTLGTLEALAVRAGRGDTAAAGTLTRHAGRALALVEAQNHRCATPDHVPSPGLLDGLSGIGYGLLRLAHPDTVPSVLLLSHPGD, encoded by the coding sequence GTGACTGAGACCGCCAGCCCCCCGACTTCCCGGAGCACCGGCCTCCCGCCCTCGTGGTGGGCGCCGGCGCTGTCCCTCGCGGAACGGCTCGCCGCCCCCGGCCTTCCCCGGGTGCCCGCCGAAGCCGCCGACGGCCCCGCCCCGTGGGCCGTCGGGGACGCCGAGGGCTTCGCCCAGCGGCTGGCCCATCTCGGTGTGGGCCGGGCCACGGCCTCGGCGCTGGCCGCCGAGCCCGCCGAGCGGCTGGCCGCCCGGGTGGCCCGGCCGGGCTGGGCGCGGTACGCCGAGGCGGTCCTGGCCGGCGCCTCCCCGGAGCCGGCGGAGCCGGCCGGCCGAGAGGGCGAGGGGCCCGACGTCTTCGCCCCGGTCGTCCGGCCGCTCGTCGCCGACGCCAGCGCGCGGCTGACCGAACTGCTGCCCTCGGACGCCGAACAGGACGTGTGGCGGGAGGCGTTCGCGCGGCGCCTGACGCACCAGCTGGTCCGTCAGGCGGCGCGGACCCTGGTCCACGAGCTCGACACGGCGCGCCGCGCCGGACGGCTCTCCGGGGCCGGCCCCCGTGAGCGGTTCGACGCCTTCGTCGCCGCCGCGGGCACCCGGCAGGGCCTCGGCGCGCTGTTCGCCGCCCGTCCGGTGCTGGCCCGGATGCTCGCGCAGACGACGCTGGACGCGACCGCGGCCACCGCCGAGCTGGCGGCCCGCTTCGCGGCCGACCGGGAGGACCTCACGACCGGGCTCCTCGACGGCCGCGACCCGGGGCCGCTCACCGCGGTGGACCTGGGCCTCGGGGACGCCCACGAGGGCAACCGGTCCGTCGCGGTCCTGCGCTTCGCCGGGCAGCGGCTGGTCTACAAACCGCGTCCCCTCGGCCAGCACGCCCTCCTCGACGACCTGGTGGGCTGGCTCAACGCCAAGGTGCCCGGCCTCGGCCTGCGCACCCCGCGCAGTGTGCGCCGCGAGGCGTACGGCTGGCTGGAGTTCGTCGAGCACCGCTGGTGCCGCTCGGTGACCGAGACCGACGCCTTCTACCGGCGCCAGGGCGCCCTGCTGGCCCTGCTGTACGCGGTGGACGGCGCCGACATGCACTACGAGAACGTCATCGCCTGCGGCGACCAGCCGGTCCTGGTGGACGCCGAGACGCTGCTGCACACCGGGCTCGCGCAGTCCATGACGGCGGGCGCCGACCCGGCGGCGGAGGCGCTTCGGGCCTCGGTGCACCGCACCTGCCTGCTGCCGCACCTGCTGATCGGCGAGCACGGGGCCCTGGACATCTCCGCGCTCGGCCGCTGCACCGACGGCACCTACCCGAGCGAGGGCCTGCACTGGCGGGACAGCGGCCTGGACACCATGCGGGCCGTGCGCGGACCGCTGCTGAGCCCCGCGGCGCACAACCAGCCCCTGCCGGCCGGTCGCCCCCTGGAGGGCGCCGACCACAGGGCCGCCCTGCTGGAGGGCTTCCGTGCCGCGTACGCGGCACTCGCCGCCGACGGGCACGAACTGCTCCGCGAGGACGGTGCGTTGACAGTGGGCGCGGACCGTCCCGCCCGGCTCGTCGCCCGCGCCACCCGGCTGTACGCGACGCTCCTCGAGGAGTCCACCCACCCGTCGCTGCTGGGCGACGCGCTCGCCCGGGAAGGGGTCTTCGCGGTGCTGTGGACGGAGTCCGAGCACGACCGGGCGCGCCAACGGCTGATCGAGCACGAGACGGCGGCGCTGTGGCGCGGTGACGTCCCGCTGTTCACCCACCGCCCCTGGGGGACCGCGGTGCGGGCCGACGACGGCACGTGGCTGCCCGGTCTGCTGCCGGTGGCGGGCATGACCGCGGTGCGGGAGAAGATCGCCCGGATGGACGAGGTCGACTGCCACGACCAGGAGTGGATCATCACGGCCACGATCGCGGCACGGGGCGCGGGCTCCCCGCTGGACCGGCCCCGGTCCGAACTGGCGGTGGAGCCGGTGCCCGCCGTCGCGCCCGACGCGTCCCGGCTGCTCGCCGCCGCGTGCGGGATCGCCGACGAGATCGCCGCCCGCGCGGTGCGGGACGGCAACCGGACCAACTGGCTCGGCCTGGAAAGGGTGTCCGGCCCGCACTGGGCGGTGCTGCCGATGGGCGCCGGACTCGCGCAGGGCTACTGCGGGGTGGCGCTGTTCCTGGCGCACACGGACGCACTGGCCGGGGCGGGCAGGTACGCCGCGCTCGCCCGGGAGGCGGTCCGTCCGCTGCCCGCCCTGCTGAAGGCCCTGGCGGACGATCCCGAACTGAGCGCGGCGGCCGGGCCGGGCGCCTACGACGGTCTCGGCGGCATCGTGTACGCGGTACTGCGGCTGTCGGCGCTGCTCGGGCCGGGGCCGGCCGACTGCCTCCCCGACGCGCTCACCGCCCTCGGCCACGCCGCGTCCGCCTCCTGCGATCCGGGGTTCGGCAGCGGTACGGCCGGGGCCCTGACCGCCGCCGTCGCCGTGCACGAGGCGACCGGCGACCCGGCGGCGCTGCGGCTGGCGACCACCCTGGCGGACCGCCTGCTCGGCGCGGTGTCCGGAGCCGACGGGGCCCCGCACGGCCTTGCCGCCGGGTTCGCCGACGGCGCCGCGGGCATCGCGTGGGCCCTGCTGCGGTACGCCGCCCGCCTCCCCCGGGAGACCGCCGCGCACACGGCCGCCGCCCGGGCGCTGCTGGAGACCGCGCCGCGGGACACCGGAGACGTCTCCTGGTCCCGCGGGCTCGCCGGGGCGGCGGCCGTCGCCGCCCACCTGCCCTCCGTACCCGGAGCGTCCGCCGGGGACCGGCCGGCGGACCCGGACGTGCGCCCCGACCTCAGCCTCGGGCAGGGCACGCTCGGCACCCTGGAAGCCCTGGCCGTCCGCGCCGGACGGGGTGACACGGCCGCCGCCGGAACCCTCACCCGGCACGCCGGCCGGGCACTCGCCCTCGTCGAGGCGCAGAACCACCGCTGCGCCACCCCCGACCACGTTCCCTCCCCCGGACTGCTCGACGGGCTGTCCGGCATCGGCTACGGGCTGCTGCGCCTCGCACATCCCGACACCGTCCCGTCCGTCCTGCTCCTGTCCCACCCCGGCGACTGA
- a CDS encoding helix-turn-helix transcriptional regulator codes for MTATLTAAPPAPAAGAGPKAAPLVLRIAPSPGADRVRCVARRAGLACAPEHAGPGTVTVMAAPDAARALHGRRDTGPLVLVCDTVRRADLRLALRAGAAVLRAADLTEENLVAAVRRATHPQPSIPYPELSHLLAGGPRSADPADGGRPALTARQASVLRLMAEGHGNADIALLLRCSEHTVKNVIYEVMARLQARNRAHAVAHAVRHGLV; via the coding sequence GTGACCGCGACCCTGACCGCCGCGCCCCCCGCCCCCGCCGCCGGCGCCGGTCCGAAGGCCGCACCCCTCGTCCTGCGCATCGCGCCCTCGCCCGGCGCGGACCGCGTCCGCTGCGTGGCCCGTCGCGCCGGGCTGGCCTGCGCGCCCGAGCACGCGGGGCCCGGGACCGTCACCGTGATGGCCGCCCCCGACGCCGCCCGGGCCCTGCACGGCAGGCGGGACACCGGCCCCCTGGTCCTCGTGTGCGACACCGTCCGCCGGGCGGACCTCCGGCTCGCGCTGCGGGCCGGAGCGGCAGTCCTGCGGGCCGCCGACCTCACCGAGGAGAACCTGGTGGCCGCGGTGCGGCGCGCGACCCACCCGCAGCCGAGCATCCCCTACCCGGAACTCTCCCACCTGCTGGCCGGCGGGCCACGCTCCGCGGACCCGGCCGACGGCGGCCGGCCGGCCCTGACCGCACGTCAGGCCTCGGTACTGCGTCTCATGGCCGAGGGCCACGGCAACGCGGACATCGCCCTGCTGCTGCGCTGCTCCGAACACACCGTCAAGAACGTCATCTACGAGGTCATGGCCCGGCTCCAGGCCCGCAACAGGGCCCACGCCGTGGCACACGCCGTGCGCCACGGCCTGGTGTGA